One region of Mus pahari chromosome 16, PAHARI_EIJ_v1.1, whole genome shotgun sequence genomic DNA includes:
- the LOC110334079 gene encoding prolactin-8A9 isoform X3, which yields MVLPLSQPHFSGALLLLVVSNLLLWEKASSIPACMAEKSGCWNPLVETFNSAMQKAETLRTLADQFYVELYHNQFSSEQFLAFNEKYLKTLINYVSSWISPLFHLVIELNMMQDVPETILSKVMQIEENKRNLLEDLRWILTKVYPTAEMKQEFPSWEHLSFLKSEGKHYKLLAMFNLSNCIYNETYHILFYLRNLKCTITGEDC from the exons ATGGTGCTGCCACTGAGTCAACCTCACTTCT CAGGTGCActcctgctgctggtggtgtCAAACTTGCTATTGTGGGAGAAAGCTTCATCAATTCCTGCATGTATGGCAGAAAAGAGTGGCTGCTGGAACCCTCTTGTGGAAACATTTAACAGTGCCATGCAGAAAGCTGAAACCCTTCGTACACTTGCTGACCAATTCTATGTAGAGCTT TATCACAACCAATTCTCATCTGAACAATTTTTGGCTTTT aatgaaaaatatttaaaaactttgaTCAATTATGTGAGTTCCTGGATCAGCCCTCTATTCCATCTAGTGATTGAACTGAATATGATGCAAGATGTCCCTGAAACTATCCTTTCAAAAGTCATGCAGATcgaagagaacaagagaaatctCCTGGAAGACCTTAGGTGGATACTCACCAAG GTCTATCCTACAGCTGAGATGAAGCAAGAATTTCCTAGTTGGGAACATCTTTCATTCTTAAAATCAGAGGGCAAACATTATAAATTGTTGGCAATGTTTAACCTTTCCAACTGCATATACAATGAAACATATCACATTCTATTTTATCTTAGAAATTTGAAGTGTACGATAACTGGGGAAGACTGCTAA
- the LOC110334079 gene encoding prolactin-8A9 isoform X2: protein MMVLPLSQPHFCALLLLVVSNLLLWEKASSIPACMAEKSGCWNPLVETFNSAMQKAETLRTLADQFYVELYHNQFSSEQFLAFNSKLIRRDETVVRAGTYCHSTLSNPPDRGTEHADSENEKYLKTLINYVSSWISPLFHLVIELNMMQDVPETILSKVMQIEENKRNLLEDLRWILTKVYPTAEMKQEFPSWEHLSFLKSEGKHYKLLAMFNLSNCIYNETYHILFYLRNLKCTITGEDC from the exons ATGATGGTGCTGCCACTGAGTCAACCTCACTTCT GTGCActcctgctgctggtggtgtCAAACTTGCTATTGTGGGAGAAAGCTTCATCAATTCCTGCATGTATGGCAGAAAAGAGTGGCTGCTGGAACCCTCTTGTGGAAACATTTAACAGTGCCATGCAGAAAGCTGAAACCCTTCGTACACTTGCTGACCAATTCTATGTAGAGCTT TATCACAACCAATTCTCATCTGAACAATTTTTGGCTTTT aACTCAAAACTCATTAGGCGAGATGAGACTGTTGTCAGAGCTGGAACTTATTGCCATTCTACTCTCTCAAACCCCCCAGATAGGGGAACTGAGCATGCAGATAGTGAA aatgaaaaatatttaaaaactttgaTCAATTATGTGAGTTCCTGGATCAGCCCTCTATTCCATCTAGTGATTGAACTGAATATGATGCAAGATGTCCCTGAAACTATCCTTTCAAAAGTCATGCAGATcgaagagaacaagagaaatctCCTGGAAGACCTTAGGTGGATACTCACCAAG GTCTATCCTACAGCTGAGATGAAGCAAGAATTTCCTAGTTGGGAACATCTTTCATTCTTAAAATCAGAGGGCAAACATTATAAATTGTTGGCAATGTTTAACCTTTCCAACTGCATATACAATGAAACATATCACATTCTATTTTATCTTAGAAATTTGAAGTGTACGATAACTGGGGAAGACTGCTAA
- the LOC110334079 gene encoding prolactin-8A9 isoform X1 — MMVLPLSQPHFSGALLLLVVSNLLLWEKASSIPACMAEKSGCWNPLVETFNSAMQKAETLRTLADQFYVELYHNQFSSEQFLAFNSKLIRRDETVVRAGTYCHSTLSNPPDRGTEHADSENEKYLKTLINYVSSWISPLFHLVIELNMMQDVPETILSKVMQIEENKRNLLEDLRWILTKVYPTAEMKQEFPSWEHLSFLKSEGKHYKLLAMFNLSNCIYNETYHILFYLRNLKCTITGEDC; from the exons ATGATGGTGCTGCCACTGAGTCAACCTCACTTCT CAGGTGCActcctgctgctggtggtgtCAAACTTGCTATTGTGGGAGAAAGCTTCATCAATTCCTGCATGTATGGCAGAAAAGAGTGGCTGCTGGAACCCTCTTGTGGAAACATTTAACAGTGCCATGCAGAAAGCTGAAACCCTTCGTACACTTGCTGACCAATTCTATGTAGAGCTT TATCACAACCAATTCTCATCTGAACAATTTTTGGCTTTT aACTCAAAACTCATTAGGCGAGATGAGACTGTTGTCAGAGCTGGAACTTATTGCCATTCTACTCTCTCAAACCCCCCAGATAGGGGAACTGAGCATGCAGATAGTGAA aatgaaaaatatttaaaaactttgaTCAATTATGTGAGTTCCTGGATCAGCCCTCTATTCCATCTAGTGATTGAACTGAATATGATGCAAGATGTCCCTGAAACTATCCTTTCAAAAGTCATGCAGATcgaagagaacaagagaaatctCCTGGAAGACCTTAGGTGGATACTCACCAAG GTCTATCCTACAGCTGAGATGAAGCAAGAATTTCCTAGTTGGGAACATCTTTCATTCTTAAAATCAGAGGGCAAACATTATAAATTGTTGGCAATGTTTAACCTTTCCAACTGCATATACAATGAAACATATCACATTCTATTTTATCTTAGAAATTTGAAGTGTACGATAACTGGGGAAGACTGCTAA